A stretch of DNA from Desmonostoc muscorum LEGE 12446:
CTGATTGCAGATATTTTTATAAAAAATCGTCAAATGACTTGCTATTAATCTTTTTGAGATATTTCATCAAGATGAATTTTTGTGCAAACCAGTATTTTATTTGCAAATAAAATCACCTTGTACCTAAATATAATTTTTAGCGATGGCTACGCCCGCCGCAGGCATCGCTTGTTTTTGACCAGACCTCACAAAATCGCATTGCTCCCATCGCATTGTGCCAGTTGCGTAAGTCCTGTTTAAAATACGTGACTGGGTAGTATTGTAAGTGGTCGCTCCTATAAAACTTCTACTTTATTGGTATCATTTGTCATAGATAACAGTTGAATCAATAGGAGGGATTTGCTCGGCAGTTAAGGTAACAACTTGACCATCTTGCCAAATGCTAATAGATTCCCCTAAGCGGCGGTGTCTTTCAATAGCTTTTTTCATAGCGAGTTTAACACCTGCATCGATTTGGCTAGATAATTTCTCAGGAATTGGCTTATTCATAAGTATTAGTTAGGTATTATTAGTAATTTGGCTCCATAGCTGGGGTTGATAAATTATCGGCTCTTGATTCAAAGGGCGTTCAGCTATGATCTGCAAAATTGCATTAGAGTTATCATAAACAATCCAGCGATCGCACAATGGTAAATATAATTCAATCAAGTTTTTTCTTCCACGTTCATAGCGACGGTAAATAGTGTCTTCAGGGATGCTGTGACCACCACTTTCTACCCGTCTGCTTACCCGTGCAATAGCTAATTCCGGGCTTTGTAACCAAAAGTAAATTAAATTTATCGCATAACCTTGTTTTTTACATTCTCTCAAAAATCGGGCGAAATTACGAGCTGCTAAAGTTGTTTCAAATGCAAAATCGATTTTAGCATTCAACAGAGTTTTTAATCTTTCTACCATCAATCGTCCGGCTTGGATGGCTACGGATTCCGGGTTAAAAGGAGAAAGCCCGGCCGCTATTTCATCGGCGTTGACATATTCAAATACCTGTAGGAAATAAGGAAGAATTTGCAGCGCGGCGGTAGTTTTACCAGAACCATTTGCACCGCCAATTATGTATACATTGGGCATGTTGTGACTTCAATTGGGTATTAGCAATATTACACTTGCAAGGTCAATATCTGTAAGTAACTGGTTTAAAAGACTACTAGTTCGTCCTTGAGTGAACTTATATACCGTAAGAGGCAATCGCCTCTCTTTTTTTGTCCTCTAGTACTTGCCAAGTGAACTTGGCTCTTTTAAGGGTATTAAATCACTTACATTTCCCCAGTCCTCACGAGCGTATTTTTGGGTTGGTGAACTACTAGGAAAGGATGTCACAAACCAACCCTTCCGTGTCACAGTTAAAATGCTTCAAACCCTGATTGTTGCGTTGTGACACCCTTCCGCTTTTCGTGCAACCCAGTTGTTTCTAGTGTCACAGCCTCTAAAAAAATAAAGCTTATTTAGTAAGGGTTTCAGCCATTTAAAAGTGCTACCCTTCCGCTTTCCCTTCCGCTTTTCATTTTGAAGGCTAAAAAAGATGAGTCAAAAAGCTCTGTAATCTATTCATGGTAAGCTATTGAGGTGTCACAACTCAAAGCGGAAGGGTTGACGACGAATTAGAAAAACCCCTATTTTTTGCCTTATTTATATTTCGGCCAATTCTTGCATCAACACTGTTATCTTTCGTTGATAAGCTTCGATTTCTCCTGTGAGCAGCCTGTGTAATTCTGGTGTAGGAAGTGGTTGTACTTCATGTTCTTGCAAATCCTCTACTTCTTTATCTTTACTATAGGACTCATATTTGATTTTTGAACAAAACTCAGTACACCTTTATTCCTCCTTCCCAGTCCCCAGTCCCCAATCCCCAGTCCCTTACCTCTACGAGTCATTCAGAAATCAAATCGGATTGCTATATAATTTTAGATGATTGAAAGGAGGGAATTTCCATTAGTTTCAACTTTGAAAAACTGAATCGATTTCGCAATGGAGAAACTCTGGATCAAAGCTGTCTAAAATGAAGAAACTGATGTATTAAAAGGATATGGAAAGTAAATGGATTAGTCATAACGGAGTTCGCCTTTTCTCCGAATCTGTCGGTACTCCAGATGCTCCACCAATTTTATTAATCATGGGAGCGATGGCTTCAGCCGTGTGGTGGGCGGAAGACTTCTGCTGCCAATTAGCTGCTCTGGGGCACTATGTAATTCGCTACGATCACCGAGATACAGGACGCTCAACAAGTTACGAGCCAGGTGGTATTTACTATTCTGTTGAGGATCTAGCGGATGATGCTTTTTGTGTTCTCGATGGCTATGGAATTCAGAGTGCCCATTTAGTAGGGATATCGCTAGGAGGATTCCTAGCTCAACTGATGACGCTCAAGCGTCCTCAACGGGTCAAAAGTCTGACCTTAATCGCCTCGGAACCCTTGGCCCAGACTGATCCAACCATACCAGGGATCGATTCATCTGTCCTGGAATACCATGCAAAAGCCAGTGAACTGGATTGGGCAAACCGTGAGGCAGTGATTGAGTACCAAATTGGTGCGTGGCGATTGATTTCCGGTTCAGCCCATGCGTTTGATGAATCAGCTATCCGCGAATTAGCTGGGGCTGACTTTGATCGTACTCCCAATCTCAAGACGACCTTTAATCATGCCTTGCTTCAAGGTGGAGAAAAATGGTTTAACCGCCTCCACGAAATCGCTGTACCAACTTTGGTCATTCATGGCACAGAAGATTGTGTGTTGCCCTATGCCCATAGTTTGGTATTACAAGCACAGATCCAAGATGCTGTATTACTACCATTGCCAGGAACAGGACACGAACTACATCGCAATGACTGGTTTGTTATTCTTGAAGCGATAGAAAAGCACACTGTATCACAGCGAGAAGCAGTCTAACAATTCCCTTGGAGTGGACTATTGAAAGTCCTTTGATTCGATATTGCGATAATCTTGATTACTGCTAATAAACCGCAATATATATTGACAACCTTGCAATACGGCTTGAATTTCTGAAGTAGTTAGCTTAATTTCCATTGGTGTGTTTTAACGTTGGAAAACTGAATCAATTTCGCCGTTATCAATAGCATTTTTGGCATGGCGAACAGCTTGCGTATGATTGTCAAAAGTTTGAGTTGAAGGTGATGCCCAAGTTGTTTTTAACAGACCTGTTTTTCCCACATGAACATCCACAGCGCCATCTGATAACTCGGCAGTCTCAATTTTGTAGCCGCCATGTTTAGTTTTGTACTCTTTCATTGTCATTTCTCTCCCTAAAATTTATCTCGTTGAATACTGAGGCTTGCTCCGACTAAAGAACTGCCTAAGAAGCCGGAAAAACTTACCAGCATTGCACCCAAGCAGATATTTTTCTGCTGCTCCCAACCAGAGATGATTATATTGGGATTAGCATTGGACTCAATTACTTCTAGCCCCCAACAAGCCATTGCTCCTACTCCTGCAAATCCGGTAAAAAGTAGAGAGATAATTGCAGTTGTTTCTATCGTGCGGTCAATGAGAATCCTCGGGTTAAATCTTTTTCGAGTCCGGCGTAGAAGTAATTTCGGTTTACTGTTTAAAGGCATAGACGATTGTTGAAGTATTTTTTGAGTTCTCATTTGGCATCCTCCAACTCCACAAAAAAACCTGTACCAGTATTTGTCACTTTCACCAGCTTTCGATTGACCAGTGTTTGAATCACGCTGAGACTAAAATTGATGGTGCATAATCGAGCGCTACCCCCACAAAGACGGAGATACTGTAGGCATAGTGAGGAATTGTCAGTAGGAGTGGGATGAGTAGATTTTCTCGGCATAATCTTGACTATGGCTCTATGATTTTTAAATGATTGGGATTGAAAAAAATTCCTTGACCAGGCAGCATATCTGGGAAATGAACACAAACCATTCCGTGTCCTGAATACTGAATTACTGTACCTGTTTGCCCTAACCTTGGGTCTTTTTCTGTTAGTGCTTTAATGACTTTTACAACTGAATTAATTGGTGGAAGATTAGCCATTTTTAATCCTTAGCTGACCAGCCTATTATTGATTAGTAATTCGAGTTTCCTTCGATACCATATTGCCAAAAGATTCATCGGCTTAGTACCTTCTTA
This window harbors:
- a CDS encoding zeta toxin family protein, with the protein product MPNVYIIGGANGSGKTTAALQILPYFLQVFEYVNADEIAAGLSPFNPESVAIQAGRLMVERLKTLLNAKIDFAFETTLAARNFARFLRECKKQGYAINLIYFWLQSPELAIARVSRRVESGGHSIPEDTIYRRYERGRKNLIELYLPLCDRWIVYDNSNAILQIIAERPLNQEPIIYQPQLWSQITNNT
- a CDS encoding alpha/beta fold hydrolase, translated to MESKWISHNGVRLFSESVGTPDAPPILLIMGAMASAVWWAEDFCCQLAALGHYVIRYDHRDTGRSTSYEPGGIYYSVEDLADDAFCVLDGYGIQSAHLVGISLGGFLAQLMTLKRPQRVKSLTLIASEPLAQTDPTIPGIDSSVLEYHAKASELDWANREAVIEYQIGAWRLISGSAHAFDESAIRELAGADFDRTPNLKTTFNHALLQGGEKWFNRLHEIAVPTLVIHGTEDCVLPYAHSLVLQAQIQDAVLLPLPGTGHELHRNDWFVILEAIEKHTVSQREAV